A window of Nicotiana tabacum cultivar K326 chromosome 24, ASM71507v2, whole genome shotgun sequence contains these coding sequences:
- the LOC107826450 gene encoding E3 ubiquitin-protein ligase RZFP34-like has product MLKCRTGGNNNFFHCNRCDCCYSNMMKESHICVERAMHHNCPVCFETSAKFEEKRNLEGCVDTYGRNVSKQDGLDSLQ; this is encoded by the exons ATGCTTAAATGCAGAACTGGTGGCAACAATAATTTCTTTCACTGCAACAGATGTG ACTGCTGTTATTCAAATATGATGAAGGAATCACATATTTGTGTAGAAAGAGCAATGCACCATAATTGCCCTGTTTGCTTTGAGACAAGTGCTAAATTTGAGGAAAAACGAAATTTAGAAG GTTGCGTCGACACctatggcagaaatgtatcaaaACAAGATG GTTTGGATTCTTTGCAATGA